The following proteins are co-located in the Nonlabens ponticola genome:
- a CDS encoding SRPBCC family protein — MIESNHQVTIHQPIDVVMDLFNNQSNFKHWQRGLVDFENITSTVGQVGSKRKLRIKTPAGIISMNETITHRDLPHRWEATYRTKGVLNKQCNSFRESVTTTNGIPQKVTIWKSQASFKFTGMMRLVSKARPQLFENQTLQFMKDFKDFAENGTSVTSA, encoded by the coding sequence ATGATCGAGTCAAACCATCAAGTAACCATTCACCAACCTATTGATGTGGTAATGGACTTATTCAACAATCAGTCCAATTTTAAACATTGGCAGCGAGGTCTGGTAGATTTTGAAAACATTACCAGTACGGTAGGGCAAGTAGGCAGTAAACGCAAATTGCGTATCAAGACGCCAGCTGGAATCATTAGTATGAACGAGACAATCACGCACCGCGATTTACCGCACCGTTGGGAAGCGACGTACCGTACAAAAGGAGTACTTAATAAGCAATGCAACAGCTTTCGCGAAAGCGTAACAACCACCAATGGCATACCACAAAAAGTAACCATCTGGAAGTCTCAAGCATCTTTTAAATTTACAGGTATGATGCGACTTGTGTCTAAAGCAAGACCTCAACTATTTGAGAATCAAACGCTGCAATTTATGAAAGACTTTAAAGATTTTGCAGAAAATGGCACCTCTGTGACGAGCGCATAA